A stretch of DNA from Deltaproteobacteria bacterium:
CCGATGACCGTCGAGATCTCACGCAGGTAGTTTCCCTCGGCATAGGCCGAATAGGACTGCATGAACACATTGTTGTGGTCTTCCCGCGTGTTTCCCTCACCGATCCCTTCCTTCATCATTCGCGACAGGGAGAGGAACACGTCAATGGGAGGATAGATCCTTTTCCGCTCCAGTGAACGGGACAGAACGATCTGTCCCTCCGTGATATAGCCTGTCAGGTCGGCGATAGGATGGGTGATATCATCATCGGGCATGGTCAGGATCGGGAGGATCGTGACGGAGCCCTCCTTCCCGGCGATCCTGCCGGCCCGCTCGTACAGGGAGGCCAGGTCCGTGTACATGTATCCGGGATAGCCACGCCTGCTGGGTATCTCACCGCGCATGGCCGCCAGTTCGCGAAGAGCGTCACAGTAATTCGTTATGTCCGTGAGAATGACGAGAACGTGCAGGTCCAGTTCCCAGGCCAGGTATTCCGCCGCCGTGAGGGCCAGCCGCGGCGTCGAAAGGCGCTCGATGACCGGGGACGACGCCGTGTTTATGAATCCCACGGCCCTGCTGAGCGCGCCCGTTTCTTCGAGGTTGGAGATGAAGTACGCGGCGTCATCGTAACTGACGCCGATGGCGGCGAAGACGATGGCGAATTCCTCGGCTTTCCCTTTCAGCGCCGCCTGCCGCACGATCTGAGCCGCGATCTTGTTGTGAGGGAGGCCGGAGCCGCTGAATATGGGAAGCTTCTGTCCCCTGACGAGAACGTTCAGGCCGTCCATGGCGGATATCCCCGTTTCGATGAATTCAGCCGGCGGCATACGTGACGCGGGGTTAGCCGGAATGCCGTTGATATCAACGTAATTGTCCGAGATGATCGCCGGTCCTCCGTCAATGGGGTTTCCGCTGCCGTCGAAGATTCGTCCCAGGAGGTCCGGGGATACGGGAAGCTTCAGCGTTTCGCCCTTGTACCGCACTTTGCTGTTAAGGAGGTCCACCTCACTGACACCGCCGAAGACCTGGACGACCGTCATGATCTTGCCGACTTCAATGACCTGTCCCGTTCTCGTTTCCCCCGTACCGAGCTCCACCTCAACGATCTCGTTGAACCGGATGCCGGGTATGCTTTCGATCATGAGAAGGGACCGTCTGGCCGTGCTGATCGCCTTTGTCTGTCGCGTGAAAAGCTGCAGGGCTTCCATTACACGCCTCCTTCCTGGGTGATGGCCATCTTTTCCATTTCATCCCAGATGCCTTTCATATAGGCCTTGAATTCATCATGGGGAACATCCTTCATGCGCGAGATCCTCTGCACCAGCTTGAGTTGCGACATCTCGTTGACCAGCATTCCTGATTCAGCGAGTTCCTTTGCCAGGTCATAGAACTTGATGATGGTGCTCAGCATCATGTGTGAACGTTCCGGAGGCGAGTAGGTGTCCACCGGGTGATAGGCGCTCTGCATGAGAAAATCCTCCCGGATCATGCGCGCTATGAGGAGCAGAAGCTTGTCGTCCTCGGGCAGTGCCTCGGGACCCACGAGCCTGACTATCTCTTCGAGTTCAGCTTCGTTCTGCAGGATGATGAGCGATCTGTTCCGCACATCGGTGTAATCGGGACTGACCTTGTTCCACCATTTGTCGACCGATTCGGCGTAGAGGCTGTAACTCTGGAGCCAGTTGATGGTCGGAAAATGGCGCTTGTTGGCCAGGGCCACGTCCAGGGAATAGAGGGCGTCGATGATGCGCAGCGTCGCCTGTGTGACGGGTTCGCTGAAGTCCGCGCCGGGAGGGCTGACGGAACCGATAACCGTGGCCGAACCCATGCGGTCCGGTTTCCCGATGCACTCGACGCGCCCGGAACGTTCGTAGAAACTTGAGAGCCGGGAACCGAGATAGGTGGGGAATCCCTCTTCGCCGGGTGTTTCCTCAAGCCGGGCGCCGATCTCCCTCATCGCCTCGGCCCAGCGGGAGGTGGAGTCGGCCACCAGCAGGACGTCGTATCCCATATCCCGAAAGTATTCTGCCATGGTAATCCCGAGATAGATGCTGATCTCCCGGGCGACAACGGGCATGTTCGATGTGTTGGCGATGAATATCTCCTTTTCCTGGAGCAACCGGTCCGTGGCGGGGTCCCTGAGTTTTTTGAAGCTGTACAGAACGTCGGCCATCTCGTTTCCACGCTCACCGCAGCCCACGTAGATATTGAGGTGTGTCTGCGACCATCGGGCCATCTGCTGGAGGTTGACCGTTTTCCCCGTGCCGAACCCGCCCGGAATGGCAGCCTTGCCTCCCAGGGCGAGGGGAAAAAGGTAATCGATGATCCGTGTTCCCGTGACGAGCAGGTCTTCGGGGTCGAAGCGTTTCTTGTAAATGCGGGGTTTTCGCGCCGGCCACCGCTGCATCATTGTCAAGGGCCGTTTCGAGCCGTTATGCTCGATGGTGGCCACGGCGTCCTTGACCGTATAATCGCCTTCGGCGATCTCGGTGATGGTTCCCTGTACCCCTATAGGGACCATGACCCTGTGCTCGATGAGGCCCGTCTCGGGGACCGTGCCGATGATGTCGCCTTCACTCACCGGATCGCCGACCTTGACGGTGGGAGTGAAATGCCACTTTGTTTCGCGGTCCAGGGCGGCGGTACGCGCCCCCCGGAGGAGAAAGTCTCCGATGTCGTCCTTCATGGTTACAAGGGAGCGCTGAACGCCGTCATAGATGTTGCCGACGATCCCCGGTCCGAGTTCGACCATCAGAATTTCTCCGGTCCCCTCGACGGGCTCGCCCACCCGAAGTCCCGTGGTGTCCTCATATACCTGAATGACCGCCTTGTCCTGTTCAAGGCCGATGATCTCACCCGTGAGCCGTTCGTCTCCCACATCGACGACTTCGTATACCTGTGATCCCCTCATATCATCAGCGATTACGACAGGCCCCGATACTCTCCAGATTTTCCCCATGGTCATGCCTCGCTTCGGTAATTTTATTGTTCTCTATACCAGCACCGGGTGGTCAATCCCGCCCGGAATATTGTTACTCTCGGCAGTCTCCCGGAATTCATATCTCGATATTGAATCCGATCATCCGCCGCGTATAGGCCTTGTAGTATTCCTTCACATTCTCCGGTTCCGCCGCGTAGGAGGACGGTGTCGCGACGACGACGGTGGTAATCCGCTTTTTCTTCCTCATGTCTCTCACCATGTCGTCAACATGCTCCTGCCAGGTCTCGGGAATGATAATGAGTGCGATCTCACTGTCGCCGGCGAAGTCCTTCAGAGCCTTTCTCAACATGTCCCTGAAGTCCCGGTCGTTCTCGTCAAGCACCCGGTACCGGGTGACCCCGGCCAGCCGCATGAGGGTCGACTGATCCGCGTTCCCGATGACCCCGATGTTCAGTGTGTCCTGTCCGTTCATAATGCCGTCACCAGATAGTCCCGTATTTCCGATGGGGCGATCCCCTCTGAGACCGATTTCAGAATAAGCCGCAGATTCCGGATCTCTATTTCACGAAGATAGAGATACCAGTAAAGGTTGCAGGGGGACATGGCCCGCGGAGAGAGAATATTTCTCAGCAAGCGGTACTTGTGTTTTTCGATGACCCTGTCAACGACGGTTATGGATTTTTCCTTGTCATAGGAGCGCATGAT
This window harbors:
- a CDS encoding V-type ATP synthase subunit B; translated protein: MEALQLFTRQTKAISTARRSLLMIESIPGIRFNEIVEVELGTGETRTGQVIEVGKIMTVVQVFGGVSEVDLLNSKVRYKGETLKLPVSPDLLGRIFDGSGNPIDGGPAIISDNYVDINGIPANPASRMPPAEFIETGISAMDGLNVLVRGQKLPIFSGSGLPHNKIAAQIVRQAALKGKAEEFAIVFAAIGVSYDDAAYFISNLEETGALSRAVGFINTASSPVIERLSTPRLALTAAEYLAWELDLHVLVILTDITNYCDALRELAAMRGEIPSRRGYPGYMYTDLASLYERAGRIAGKEGSVTILPILTMPDDDITHPIADLTGYITEGQIVLSRSLERKRIYPPIDVFLSLSRMMKEGIGEGNTREDHNNVFMQSYSAYAEGNYLREISTVIGSEALSDRDKIYLEAADRFEREFISQNQFERRSVEDTLGIAWNIFSMLPREDLKLIQEEYIRKYLPEKKATE
- a CDS encoding V-type ATP synthase subunit F translates to MNGQDTLNIGVIGNADQSTLMRLAGVTRYRVLDENDRDFRDMLRKALKDFAGDSEIALIIIPETWQEHVDDMVRDMRKKKRITTVVVATPSSYAAEPENVKEYYKAYTRRMIGFNIEI
- a CDS encoding V-type ATP synthase subunit A — encoded protein: MTMGKIWRVSGPVVIADDMRGSQVYEVVDVGDERLTGEIIGLEQDKAVIQVYEDTTGLRVGEPVEGTGEILMVELGPGIVGNIYDGVQRSLVTMKDDIGDFLLRGARTAALDRETKWHFTPTVKVGDPVSEGDIIGTVPETGLIEHRVMVPIGVQGTITEIAEGDYTVKDAVATIEHNGSKRPLTMMQRWPARKPRIYKKRFDPEDLLVTGTRIIDYLFPLALGGKAAIPGGFGTGKTVNLQQMARWSQTHLNIYVGCGERGNEMADVLYSFKKLRDPATDRLLQEKEIFIANTSNMPVVAREISIYLGITMAEYFRDMGYDVLLVADSTSRWAEAMREIGARLEETPGEEGFPTYLGSRLSSFYERSGRVECIGKPDRMGSATVIGSVSPPGADFSEPVTQATLRIIDALYSLDVALANKRHFPTINWLQSYSLYAESVDKWWNKVSPDYTDVRNRSLIILQNEAELEEIVRLVGPEALPEDDKLLLLIARMIREDFLMQSAYHPVDTYSPPERSHMMLSTIIKFYDLAKELAESGMLVNEMSQLKLVQRISRMKDVPHDEFKAYMKGIWDEMEKMAITQEGGV